From Acidovorax sp. FHTAMBA, one genomic window encodes:
- a CDS encoding acetyl-CoA C-acetyltransferase, with the protein MTEAYVFDALRTPRGKGKKDGTLHEVKPIDLLVGLLTELQARHRFDTAAVDDVVMGIVSPVGEQGSVLPKVAALKAVWDFRCAGVQVNRFCASGLEAVNLAAQKVRSGWEDLVVAGGVESMSRVPIGSDGGAWAQDPATNSATLFVPQGIGADLIATLDGYTRADVDAFALESQRRATAARAAGYFKNSVVPVRDFIGQTILAEDEFIKPKTTLEGLGALKPSFEQLGGMGFDAVALQRYPQVERIHHVHHAGNSSGIVDGAAAVLIGNEAAAKAHGLTPRARIVATALSGADPTIMLTGPVPAAKKALARAGMTIDQIDLFEVNEAFAAVPMRFMRELGVPHDKVNVNGGAIAMGHPLGATGAMILGTLIDELHRRGLRYGLATLCVGGGMGIATIVERL; encoded by the coding sequence ATGACCGAAGCCTATGTATTCGATGCGCTGCGCACCCCGCGCGGCAAGGGCAAGAAGGACGGCACCCTGCACGAGGTCAAGCCCATCGACCTGCTGGTGGGCCTGCTGACCGAACTGCAAGCGCGCCACCGCTTTGATACGGCGGCGGTGGACGATGTCGTCATGGGCATCGTCTCGCCCGTGGGCGAACAGGGCTCGGTGCTACCCAAGGTGGCTGCGCTCAAGGCCGTGTGGGACTTTCGCTGCGCGGGCGTGCAAGTCAACCGCTTCTGCGCCTCGGGCCTGGAAGCCGTGAACCTGGCCGCACAAAAAGTGCGCAGCGGCTGGGAAGACCTGGTGGTGGCGGGCGGCGTGGAGAGCATGAGCCGCGTGCCCATCGGCTCCGACGGCGGCGCCTGGGCGCAAGACCCTGCTACCAACTCCGCCACGCTGTTCGTCCCCCAGGGCATCGGCGCCGACCTGATCGCCACGCTGGACGGCTACACCCGCGCCGACGTGGACGCCTTCGCGCTCGAATCGCAGCGCCGCGCCACCGCCGCGCGCGCAGCGGGCTACTTCAAGAACTCTGTCGTGCCCGTGCGCGACTTCATCGGCCAGACCATCCTGGCCGAAGACGAGTTCATCAAACCCAAGACCACGCTCGAAGGCCTGGGCGCGCTCAAGCCCTCGTTCGAGCAACTGGGCGGCATGGGCTTTGATGCCGTGGCGCTGCAACGCTACCCGCAGGTGGAGCGCATCCACCACGTGCACCACGCGGGCAACTCGTCGGGCATCGTGGACGGTGCCGCTGCCGTGCTCATCGGCAATGAGGCCGCGGCCAAGGCCCACGGCCTCACGCCGCGCGCACGCATCGTGGCCACGGCGCTCAGCGGTGCCGACCCCACCATCATGCTCACCGGCCCCGTGCCCGCCGCCAAGAAGGCGCTGGCCCGCGCAGGCATGACCATCGACCAGATCGACCTGTTTGAAGTGAACGAGGCCTTTGCCGCCGTGCCCATGCGCTTCATGCGCGAGCTGGGCGTGCCACACGACAAGGTCAACGTGAACGGCGGCGCCATCGCCATGGGCCACCCGCTGGGCGCCACGGGCGCGATGATTTTGGGCACCCTCATCGATGAACTGCACCGCCGGGGCCTGCGCTATGGCCTGGCCACGCTGTGTGTGGGCGGCGGCATGGGCATCGCAACGATTGTGGAAAGGCTGTGA
- a CDS encoding acyl-CoA dehydrogenase family protein, producing the protein MIDRTLFQPDHQAFADSFRRFIDKEVTPHHAAWEDQGYVAREVWSQAGANGFLCMSLPEQYGGAGADKLYSVAQMEELARAGTSGIGFGLHSEIVAPYILHYGTEAQKQKYLPQMASGAVVGAIAMSEPAAGSDLQGIKTTAIKSADGSHYVLNGSKTFITNGWHADLVIVVAKTDPAAGAKGTSLLLVERGMPGFEKGQRLKKMGMKAQDTSELFFNDVQVPVDNLLGGPAMEGRGFICLMEQLPWERLQIAITAVAAAQAAIDWTLDYVKQRKVFGQSVASFQNTRHTLAELQTQVQVARVFVDKCCELIVRDQLDTETASMAKYWTTDLQCKVMDECVQLFGGYGYMWEYPITRAYADARVQRIYGGTNEIMKEVIARAMGLGK; encoded by the coding sequence ATGATCGACCGCACCCTCTTCCAGCCCGACCACCAGGCCTTTGCTGACAGCTTTCGCCGATTCATCGACAAAGAGGTAACGCCCCACCATGCCGCCTGGGAAGACCAGGGCTACGTGGCGCGCGAGGTGTGGAGCCAGGCGGGCGCCAACGGCTTTCTGTGCATGAGCCTGCCCGAGCAATACGGCGGTGCCGGGGCCGACAAGCTCTATTCGGTGGCGCAGATGGAAGAGCTGGCGCGCGCTGGCACCTCTGGTATCGGCTTTGGTCTGCACAGCGAGATCGTGGCGCCGTACATCCTGCACTACGGCACCGAGGCCCAGAAACAAAAGTACCTGCCGCAAATGGCCAGTGGCGCCGTGGTGGGCGCCATCGCCATGAGCGAGCCCGCTGCGGGCAGCGACCTGCAAGGCATCAAGACCACAGCCATCAAAAGTGCGGACGGGTCGCACTATGTGCTGAACGGCAGCAAAACCTTCATCACCAACGGCTGGCATGCCGACCTGGTGATTGTGGTCGCCAAGACCGACCCGGCGGCCGGGGCCAAGGGCACCAGCCTGTTGCTGGTGGAGCGCGGCATGCCCGGCTTTGAAAAGGGCCAGCGCCTCAAGAAGATGGGCATGAAGGCGCAGGACACGTCCGAGCTGTTCTTCAACGACGTGCAGGTGCCGGTGGACAACTTGCTGGGCGGCCCCGCCATGGAAGGGCGCGGCTTCATCTGCCTGATGGAGCAGTTGCCCTGGGAGCGCCTCCAGATCGCCATCACCGCCGTGGCCGCCGCCCAGGCCGCCATTGACTGGACGCTGGACTACGTCAAGCAGCGCAAGGTCTTTGGCCAGAGCGTGGCGTCATTTCAAAACACCCGCCACACCCTGGCCGAGCTGCAAACGCAGGTGCAGGTGGCCCGCGTGTTCGTGGACAAATGCTGTGAGCTGATCGTGCGCGATCAGCTCGACACCGAAACCGCCAGCATGGCCAAGTACTGGACGACCGACCTGCAGTGCAAGGTGATGGACGAATGTGTGCAGCTGTTTGGCGGCTATGGCTACATGTGGGAATACCCCATCACCCGCGCCTATGCCGACGCACGCGTGCAGCGCATTTATGGCGGCACCAACGAAATCATGAAAGAAGTGATTGCGCGGGCCATGGGCCTGGGCAAGTAG
- a CDS encoding ABC transporter substrate-binding protein yields MKFHHIAALAIVAMAGGAAQAQPSQGVSKDTITLGSIQDLSGPLAGFGKQVRLGMMLRVDEANEQGGVNGRKLDLKVEDSGYDPKKAVLAAQKLVNQDKIFIMVGHIGTAQNLAAMPVQFSKNVINFFPITAAREMYEPFHKLKYSFAATYYDQIRLAAPKLIKEKGAKKICTIYQDDEFGLEVMRGGEAALKSMGMDFTEKTSYKRGATDFSSQVAKMKSSECDFVILGTIIRETIGTIGEARKTGFNPTFLGSSAAYTDLIHKLGGKPMDGLYATMTVQHPYLDEASQPIRFWANKYKTKFNEDPTVFSVYGYNAIDAFIKAAQKAGPNLSTDSFIKAMDTMVIPPDMFGSAEGTFGPQKRLGSDLSRLSQITDGKWKVVSDYVK; encoded by the coding sequence ATGAAGTTTCATCACATTGCCGCGCTGGCCATCGTGGCCATGGCCGGAGGTGCTGCACAGGCCCAGCCCAGCCAGGGCGTGAGCAAGGACACCATCACGCTGGGTTCCATCCAGGATCTGTCCGGCCCGCTGGCGGGCTTTGGCAAGCAGGTGCGGCTGGGCATGATGCTGCGCGTGGACGAGGCCAACGAGCAAGGCGGCGTGAACGGCCGCAAGCTCGACCTGAAGGTGGAAGACTCGGGCTACGACCCCAAGAAAGCCGTGCTGGCCGCACAGAAGCTGGTCAACCAGGACAAGATTTTCATCATGGTGGGCCACATCGGCACGGCCCAGAACCTGGCGGCCATGCCCGTGCAGTTCAGCAAGAACGTGATCAACTTCTTCCCGATCACCGCTGCGCGGGAAATGTACGAGCCCTTCCACAAGCTCAAGTATTCGTTTGCCGCCACTTACTACGACCAGATCCGCCTGGCCGCGCCCAAGCTCATCAAGGAAAAAGGCGCCAAGAAGATCTGCACCATCTACCAAGACGATGAGTTTGGCCTGGAGGTAATGCGCGGCGGCGAGGCGGCACTCAAGTCCATGGGCATGGACTTCACCGAGAAGACCTCGTACAAGCGCGGCGCCACCGATTTTTCGTCGCAGGTCGCCAAGATGAAGTCTTCGGAGTGCGACTTCGTGATCCTGGGCACCATCATCCGCGAGACCATCGGCACGATTGGCGAGGCGCGCAAGACGGGCTTCAACCCCACCTTCCTGGGCTCCAGCGCCGCCTACACCGACCTCATCCACAAGCTGGGCGGCAAGCCCATGGACGGGCTGTACGCCACCATGACGGTGCAACACCCCTACCTGGATGAAGCCAGCCAGCCCATCCGCTTCTGGGCCAACAAGTACAAGACCAAGTTCAACGAAGACCCCACCGTGTTCTCGGTCTACGGCTACAACGCCATCGATGCCTTCATCAAGGCGGCCCAGAAGGCAGGTCCCAACCTGAGCACCGACAGCTTCATCAAGGCCATGGACACCATGGTGATTCCGCCCGACATGTTCGGCAGCGCCGAAGGCACCTTTGGCCCACAAAAGCGCCTGGGCAGCGATCTTTCTCGCCTGTCGCAGATCACCGATGGCAAGTGGAAAGTGGTGTCTGACTACGTGAAATAG
- a CDS encoding long-chain fatty acid--CoA ligase encodes MSNLWDLSHIQPAGTDVLAGDTIAAMFWNAVAERGPRVWMRQKELGIWKSWTWDQTAEAVREIAGGLMSLGFAAGECASILSNTNIQWVLADLAVLSCGGVANGIYPTDAAAQVHYLSEDSRTTVLFVEDDEQLDKALEVRSSLPLLRKAVVFDMEGLRSLNDPDVLSLASLRELGRTWNAQHPDALMQRVKACRPEDLAILVYTSGTTGKPKGAMHTHGALTYTVRGYNTLISRSEADETMCFLPLCHIAERMGGEYFSLYTGARLNFVENPDTVPENVREIAPTVFTAVPRVWEKFYSGVMIALKESTRIQQAAYAWSIGVGTRIADLVLAGQPVGGLLKAQFMLARFLALNNVRKLIGIHRARFLVTGAAPISPDLVKWYLALGVPMLEVWGMTETCGASTGVPASRIKPGSIGPAASYNEVRIDPATGEILVRGPNVFKGYLNQPEKTAETIDPEGWLHTGDVGLIDADGYLRITDRMKDIIITAGGKNITPSELENELKFSPYITDAVVIGDKLPYLTVIIMIDQENVEKYAQDNDVPFSNYASLTRTREVQELIQGEIDRVNAKFARVEQIKKFFLLDTQLTAEDEELTPTMKLKRKLVQQKYAPQIEAMYR; translated from the coding sequence ATGAGCAATCTCTGGGATCTCTCTCACATCCAGCCCGCAGGCACCGACGTGCTCGCGGGCGACACCATCGCCGCCATGTTCTGGAACGCCGTGGCCGAGCGCGGCCCGCGCGTTTGGATGCGCCAGAAGGAGCTGGGCATCTGGAAGAGCTGGACCTGGGACCAGACGGCGGAAGCCGTGCGGGAGATTGCGGGCGGCCTGATGTCGCTGGGTTTTGCGGCAGGTGAATGTGCATCCATCCTGTCCAACACCAACATCCAATGGGTGCTGGCCGATCTGGCCGTGCTGAGCTGCGGCGGCGTGGCCAACGGCATCTACCCCACCGATGCGGCGGCGCAGGTGCACTACCTGAGCGAAGACTCTCGGACCACCGTGCTGTTTGTGGAAGACGATGAACAGCTCGACAAGGCCCTGGAAGTGCGCAGCAGCCTGCCCCTGCTGCGCAAGGCGGTGGTGTTCGACATGGAGGGCTTGCGCAGCCTGAACGACCCCGATGTGCTGAGCCTGGCGAGCCTGCGTGAACTGGGCCGTACATGGAACGCCCAACACCCCGACGCGCTGATGCAGCGCGTCAAGGCCTGCCGCCCCGAAGACCTGGCCATTCTGGTCTACACCTCGGGCACCACCGGCAAGCCCAAGGGCGCGATGCACACACACGGCGCACTCACCTACACCGTGCGCGGCTACAACACGCTCATCTCGCGCAGCGAGGCCGACGAGACCATGTGTTTTCTGCCGCTGTGCCACATCGCCGAGCGCATGGGCGGCGAATACTTCTCGCTCTACACCGGCGCGCGCCTGAACTTTGTGGAGAACCCCGACACCGTGCCCGAGAACGTGCGAGAGATCGCGCCCACGGTGTTCACCGCCGTGCCGCGGGTATGGGAGAAGTTCTATTCGGGCGTGATGATCGCACTTAAGGAATCCACACGCATCCAGCAGGCGGCCTATGCCTGGTCGATTGGCGTGGGCACCCGCATCGCTGACTTGGTGCTGGCCGGACAGCCGGTGGGCGGTTTGCTAAAGGCGCAGTTCATGCTGGCGCGCTTTCTGGCGCTCAACAATGTGCGCAAGCTCATCGGCATCCACCGTGCGCGCTTTCTGGTCACAGGCGCAGCGCCCATTTCGCCCGATCTGGTGAAGTGGTACCTGGCGCTGGGCGTGCCCATGCTGGAGGTGTGGGGCATGACCGAGACCTGCGGCGCCTCCACCGGTGTGCCGGCCAGCCGCATCAAACCGGGCTCCATCGGCCCCGCGGCCAGCTACAACGAGGTGCGCATCGACCCCGCCACGGGCGAAATCCTGGTGCGTGGCCCCAATGTGTTCAAGGGCTATCTCAACCAGCCCGAGAAGACGGCCGAAACCATCGACCCCGAAGGCTGGCTGCACACGGGCGATGTGGGCCTGATCGACGCCGACGGCTACCTGCGCATCACCGACCGCATGAAGGACATCATCATCACGGCGGGCGGCAAGAACATCACGCCGAGCGAGCTGGAGAACGAACTCAAGTTCAGCCCTTACATCACCGATGCGGTGGTGATTGGCGACAAGCTGCCCTACCTCACGGTGATCATCATGATCGACCAGGAGAACGTGGAGAAGTACGCTCAGGACAACGACGTGCCGTTCTCCAACTACGCCAGCCTGACCCGCACGCGCGAGGTGCAGGAGCTGATCCAGGGCGAAATCGACCGCGTGAACGCCAAGTTCGCCCGAGTGGAGCAGATCAAGAAGTTCTTCCTGCTCGATACGCAACTCACGGCCGAGGATGAAGAGCTGACACCCACCATGAAGCTCAAGCGCAAGCTGGTGCAGCAGAAGTACGCACCGCAGATTGAGGCGATGTACCGGTAG
- a CDS encoding ABC transporter ATP-binding protein, protein MNAVLAATSTPVTAAADQPLLRLQNVESAYGPIKAIRGVSLQVRRGEIAAVLGSNGAGKTTILKTISGIIDPRKGSIEFAGADITARDPAAIVRRGLMHVPEGREVFPLLSVRDNLLMGAYTRADKDGVARDIETVFGYFPILKERTAQDAGLLSGGQQQMLAISRALMANPELILLDEPSLGLSPKLTKEIFEIVVRINRERGTTILLVEQNANMALNASDYGYVLENGRIVMEDSCERLREKDDIKEFYLGMKDVGVRGERRWKKKKTWR, encoded by the coding sequence ATGAACGCCGTACTTGCCGCCACCAGCACACCAGTTACTGCAGCGGCTGACCAACCCCTGCTGCGACTGCAAAACGTGGAGAGCGCTTATGGCCCCATCAAGGCCATCCGCGGCGTGAGCCTGCAGGTGCGTCGTGGCGAGATCGCGGCCGTGCTGGGCAGCAACGGCGCGGGCAAGACGACGATTCTCAAAACCATCAGCGGCATCATCGACCCGCGCAAGGGCTCCATCGAATTCGCGGGCGCCGACATCACCGCCCGCGACCCGGCGGCCATCGTGCGCCGGGGCCTGATGCATGTGCCCGAAGGCCGCGAGGTGTTCCCGCTGCTGTCGGTGCGCGACAACCTGCTGATGGGCGCCTACACACGCGCCGACAAGGATGGCGTGGCGCGCGACATCGAAACCGTGTTCGGCTACTTCCCCATCCTGAAGGAACGCACCGCACAGGATGCCGGCCTGCTCTCTGGCGGCCAGCAACAGATGCTGGCCATCTCCCGCGCGCTCATGGCCAACCCTGAGCTGATCCTGCTGGACGAGCCCAGCCTGGGCCTGTCGCCCAAGCTCACCAAGGAGATCTTCGAGATTGTGGTGCGCATCAACCGCGAGCGCGGCACCACCATCCTGCTGGTGGAGCAGAACGCCAACATGGCGCTCAACGCGTCGGACTACGGCTACGTGCTGGAGAACGGCCGCATCGTGATGGAAGACAGCTGCGAGCGCCTGCGCGAGAAGGACGACATCAAGGAGTTCTACCTGGGAATGAAGGACGTCGGCGTGCGCGGTGAGCGCCGCTGGAAAAAGAAGAAAACGTGGCGGTGA
- a CDS encoding ABC transporter ATP-binding protein, which translates to MTNEVLLSAQNLSVRFGGVLAVNNVSFDVRRGEVFTLIGPNGAGKTTVFNLISRIYTPTTGTIAYAGPGGALLPLTDQPPHKVAGLGIARTFQNIELFEHASVLHNLLIGRHTRQHSSLWAEMFFTRKVREGEIQAREKAEQVIDFLDLQHYRDTMVAGLPYGVRKVVELARALCTEPQLLLLDEPSSGLNMEETDDMAFWIQDIQHELGITVLMVEHDMSLVSKVSDRVLAMNQGEVVAMGTPREVQTHPGVVEAYLGTIDDVSNLRRPAGSHLGVRA; encoded by the coding sequence ATGACCAACGAAGTCCTGCTTTCAGCCCAGAACCTCAGTGTGCGTTTTGGCGGCGTGCTCGCGGTCAACAACGTGAGCTTTGACGTGCGCCGTGGCGAGGTGTTCACCCTCATCGGCCCCAACGGCGCGGGCAAGACGACGGTGTTCAACCTCATCAGCCGCATCTATACGCCCACCACCGGCACCATCGCCTATGCGGGCCCGGGCGGGGCCCTGCTACCACTGACCGACCAGCCGCCGCACAAGGTAGCAGGCCTGGGCATTGCGCGCACCTTCCAGAACATCGAACTCTTCGAGCACGCGAGTGTGCTGCACAACCTGCTGATCGGCCGCCACACCCGGCAGCACAGCAGCCTGTGGGCCGAGATGTTCTTCACGCGCAAGGTGCGCGAAGGGGAAATTCAGGCCCGCGAGAAGGCCGAGCAGGTCATCGACTTTCTCGACCTGCAGCACTACCGCGACACCATGGTGGCCGGCCTGCCCTACGGCGTGCGCAAGGTGGTGGAGCTGGCCCGCGCGCTGTGCACCGAGCCGCAGCTGCTGCTGCTCGACGAGCCCTCGTCGGGCCTGAACATGGAGGAGACCGACGACATGGCCTTCTGGATACAGGACATCCAGCACGAGCTGGGCATCACCGTGCTGATGGTGGAGCACGACATGTCGCTGGTCTCCAAGGTATCTGACCGCGTGCTGGCCATGAACCAGGGCGAGGTGGTGGCGATGGGCACGCCGCGCGAAGTGCAGACGCACCCCGGCGTGGTCGAGGCGTATCTGGGCACGATCGACGATGTGAGCAACCTGCGCCGCCCGGCGGGGTCCCACCTGGGGGTTCGGGCATGA
- a CDS encoding branched-chain amino acid ABC transporter permease has protein sequence MRFLFKTSYEQDIRLAKHGGHVFWYSLLGLALVAAPWVAPEYWLAQLTFVLIYSIVGLGLMLLAGFTGLFSLGHAAFLGVGAYTQAVLTGMGWPFALSLACAAGLSAAVGVVVGLPALRVKGIYLGMATLSFGFIVEEVFARWESVTGGNSGKHLVPPQMFGYSFETTESFYFLCLVIAVVSTLAILNLLRSPTGRAFVAIRDSEISAQSMGIHLARYKTLSFSLSAALAGVGGALYAHKLQFISPDQFNILQSIDLLLMIVIGGLGSVHGAFLGAIFLISMPQLISLGKDWLPAAIGQAPGLQAVVYGAVLILFVLFEPMGLYGRWLKVRTWLQMFPFYRKGLFKRQKSFQKSDRLK, from the coding sequence ATGCGCTTTCTTTTCAAGACCTCGTACGAACAAGACATCCGGCTGGCCAAACACGGCGGGCATGTGTTCTGGTACAGCCTGCTGGGCCTGGCGCTGGTCGCAGCGCCCTGGGTGGCGCCTGAATACTGGCTGGCGCAGCTCACTTTTGTGCTCATCTATTCCATCGTCGGCCTGGGGCTGATGCTGCTGGCAGGCTTCACAGGGCTGTTCTCGCTGGGGCATGCGGCCTTTCTGGGTGTGGGGGCGTACACGCAGGCGGTGCTCACGGGCATGGGCTGGCCGTTCGCACTGTCGCTGGCCTGCGCGGCAGGGCTGTCGGCCGCAGTGGGTGTGGTGGTGGGGCTGCCCGCACTGCGCGTCAAGGGCATCTACCTGGGCATGGCCACGCTGTCGTTTGGCTTCATCGTTGAAGAGGTGTTTGCGCGCTGGGAGTCGGTGACGGGTGGCAACTCGGGCAAGCACCTGGTGCCACCGCAGATGTTCGGCTACTCGTTCGAAACCACGGAGTCGTTCTACTTTCTGTGCCTGGTGATTGCCGTGGTCAGCACACTGGCCATCCTGAACCTGCTGCGTTCGCCCACGGGGCGCGCCTTTGTCGCCATCCGCGATTCAGAAATCTCGGCGCAGAGCATGGGCATTCACCTGGCGCGCTACAAGACGCTGTCGTTCTCGCTATCCGCCGCGCTGGCAGGCGTGGGTGGTGCGTTGTACGCACACAAGCTGCAGTTCATCTCGCCGGACCAGTTCAACATCCTGCAGTCCATCGACCTGCTGCTCATGATCGTGATCGGCGGCCTGGGCTCGGTGCACGGGGCGTTCCTGGGCGCGATCTTTCTCATTTCAATGCCGCAGCTCATCTCGCTTGGCAAGGACTGGCTGCCCGCAGCCATCGGCCAGGCGCCGGGGCTTCAGGCGGTGGTGTATGGCGCCGTGCTCATCCTGTTCGTGCTGTTCGAGCCCATGGGGCTGTATGGCCGCTGGCTCAAGGTGCGCACCTGGCTGCAGATGTTCCCGTTCTACCGCAAGGGCCTGTTCAAGCGGCAGAAGTCCTTTCAAAAATCCGACAGGTTGAAATGA
- a CDS encoding branched-chain amino acid ABC transporter permease, with translation MQFVQLLISGISQGCIYGLIALGFVLIYKATETVSFAQGELMMLGAFCGLALMTVLGFPFWVAVLASILAMGVFGVLLERAVIRPILGQPAFSIVMLTIGIGYVLRGLVTMIPNIGTDTHTLPVPYKDQSLRLGELVVSAEQLVVIGATGVLCVLLFAMFRYSKLGIAMQAASQNQLAAYYMGIPVQRLNGLAWGLAAVVAAVAGLLLAPITFVHANMGFIGLKAFPAAVVGGFGSLPGAIVGGLVIGIVESLSGFYLPDGFKDTAAYIVVLIMLMVKPNGLFGEKLRKKV, from the coding sequence GTGCAATTTGTGCAACTGTTGATCAGCGGTATCTCACAGGGGTGCATCTACGGGCTGATTGCGCTCGGCTTTGTGCTCATCTACAAGGCCACCGAAACCGTAAGCTTCGCCCAGGGCGAACTGATGATGCTCGGCGCCTTTTGCGGCCTGGCACTCATGACGGTGCTGGGCTTTCCCTTCTGGGTGGCGGTGCTGGCCAGCATCCTGGCCATGGGTGTGTTTGGCGTGCTGCTGGAGCGCGCCGTGATCCGCCCCATCCTCGGCCAGCCCGCGTTCTCCATCGTCATGCTCACCATCGGCATCGGCTATGTGCTTCGCGGGCTCGTCACCATGATCCCCAACATCGGCACCGACACGCACACGCTGCCCGTACCCTACAAGGACCAGTCGCTGCGGCTGGGCGAGTTGGTCGTCAGCGCCGAGCAGCTGGTGGTGATCGGTGCCACGGGCGTTTTGTGCGTGCTGCTGTTTGCGATGTTCCGCTACAGCAAGCTGGGCATTGCAATGCAGGCCGCATCGCAAAACCAGCTGGCCGCCTACTACATGGGCATCCCGGTGCAGCGGCTCAACGGCCTGGCCTGGGGGCTGGCGGCGGTGGTGGCGGCGGTGGCGGGCTTGCTGCTGGCACCCATCACCTTTGTGCACGCCAACATGGGCTTCATCGGGCTCAAGGCGTTCCCGGCGGCGGTGGTCGGCGGCTTTGGCAGCCTGCCGGGCGCCATCGTGGGCGGTTTGGTGATTGGCATCGTCGAGTCGCTTTCGGGCTTTTACCTGCCCGACGGCTTCAAGGACACGGCGGCCTACATCGTGGTGCTGATCATGCTGATGGTGAAACCGAATGGCCTCTTCGGCGAAAAGCTGAGAAAGAAAGTCTGA
- a CDS encoding thioesterase family protein, with the protein MSKTVPVAPQDFEPEFIAGLKSIFEEKIVFNQVLGLKITALAPDGVVGRIDMKPELVGHYAYNRIHGGVISAGLDAMGGLAVMAAIGAKHMDEAPEQRLHRFAKLGTIDLRIDYLRPGIGSHFELRAQVLRLGSRVATTRMEFLGPDGQIMSAGAAAYIVS; encoded by the coding sequence ATGAGCAAAACTGTCCCTGTCGCGCCGCAAGACTTTGAGCCCGAGTTCATTGCCGGGCTCAAATCCATCTTTGAAGAAAAGATCGTGTTCAACCAGGTGCTGGGCCTGAAGATCACCGCACTGGCGCCCGATGGCGTGGTGGGTCGTATCGACATGAAGCCCGAGCTGGTGGGCCACTATGCGTACAACCGCATCCACGGGGGCGTGATCAGCGCGGGGCTGGATGCCATGGGCGGGCTGGCGGTGATGGCTGCGATTGGGGCCAAGCACATGGACGAGGCGCCCGAGCAGCGCCTGCACCGTTTTGCCAAGCTGGGCACCATCGACCTGCGCATCGACTACCTGCGACCCGGCATTGGCAGCCACTTCGAGCTGCGCGCGCAGGTGCTGCGGCTGGGCTCGCGCGTGGCCACCACGCGCATGGAATTCCTGGGGCCTGACGGGCAGATCATGTCGGCTGGCGCGGCCGCGTACATCGTTTCGTAG
- a CDS encoding polymer-forming cytoskeletal protein: MAVQNPFFGKREPESFQPRSSTSSGSVLGGAAASSAAPAQSMPSSVVPKSASSDSTGSKLTVGPNIKLKGVEITDCDTLVVEGTVEATMDSRVIQIAENGAFKGSAEIDIAEIHGEFNGTLTVRQKLVIFSTGKVNGKIRYGKLVVEEGGQLAGEIEAGFSPASSSSSAQRAAAPLRAEPAAMAA; the protein is encoded by the coding sequence ATGGCCGTGCAAAACCCTTTCTTTGGCAAGCGTGAACCCGAGTCGTTTCAACCCCGCAGCAGCACCAGTTCAGGCTCCGTACTGGGGGGGGCTGCCGCCAGCAGTGCCGCACCGGCGCAGTCCATGCCAAGTTCCGTCGTGCCCAAGTCCGCCAGCAGTGACAGCACGGGCAGCAAACTCACGGTAGGCCCCAACATCAAGCTCAAAGGTGTGGAGATCACCGATTGCGACACGCTGGTGGTCGAAGGCACCGTGGAAGCCACCATGGATTCGCGCGTGATCCAGATCGCGGAGAACGGCGCCTTCAAGGGTTCGGCAGAGATCGACATTGCCGAAATCCATGGCGAATTCAACGGTACGCTCACCGTGCGCCAGAAGCTGGTGATCTTCAGCACCGGCAAGGTCAACGGCAAGATCCGCTACGGCAAACTGGTGGTGGAAGAGGGCGGGCAGCTGGCGGGCGAGATCGAGGCGGGCTTCTCCCCGGCGTCATCCTCCAGCAGCGCCCAGCGTGCCGCCGCGCCCTTGAGGGCTGAGCCGGCCGCCATGGCCGCCTGA
- a CDS encoding acyl-CoA thioesterase, which produces MSAVFSPPPAALPTDKELVLKVIPMPADTNGNGDIFGGWVMAQVDLAGSVLPARYIQGRMATVAVNEFIFKQPVRVGDILSFFSAITRVGNTSVTVEVEVYAERFTDQGRYVKVTEARLTYVAIDEQGRPRPVPRHNAPA; this is translated from the coding sequence ATGTCTGCTGTTTTCAGCCCACCACCCGCCGCATTACCCACCGACAAGGAGCTGGTGCTCAAAGTGATCCCCATGCCCGCCGACACCAACGGCAATGGCGACATCTTTGGGGGCTGGGTGATGGCGCAGGTGGACCTGGCGGGCTCTGTGCTGCCCGCGCGCTACATCCAGGGCCGCATGGCCACGGTGGCGGTCAATGAATTCATCTTCAAGCAGCCCGTGCGGGTGGGCGACATCCTGTCGTTCTTCTCGGCCATCACGCGGGTGGGCAACACCTCGGTCACCGTGGAGGTGGAGGTGTATGCCGAACGGTTCACCGATCAGGGAAGGTATGTGAAAGTCACCGAGGCGCGGTTGACCTATGTCGCCATCGATGAGCAGGGCAGGCCGCGCCCGGTGCCCCGGCACAACGCGCCTGCGTAA